Proteins found in one Candidatus Binatia bacterium genomic segment:
- a CDS encoding alkaline phosphatase family protein: MNPSLRFYARLALALAIGLVLAGGVWTCARASEKPPKVLVIGVDAGEWDVLGPLLDRQKVPNFARLRDKGASGRIRSLEPLTKSPIIWASIATGKVPSKHGISDFFVKRGERSRARTGAEGESPTTSNLWKARPVWDILGSLGKRVGVVGWWTTWPAQPVNGFVISDYVQYDDGSWPSRDSRRTYPADLDALTKQLRRSPESVSWAELFQFVPAFDTTKVTPRQEQLVHDLKWIYAADMTFYRVGLELYRKNHPDFMTVYLRGTDEVSHRYWDMDMPGTFSPPLSDAEYQWMKNLIPNYYVFTDRLIGGLLKEADPSTNVIVTSDHGFMGGGKGVMAHKLDGILFLQGPGVKPGVTISGATVLDITPTILALYGLPTAADMDGRPIEDALKPAVMKRISREKGLKTYETAASARREGEQPIASPVDQELRERLRSLGYIQ; encoded by the coding sequence GTGAACCCGTCTCTCCGCTTCTACGCCCGCCTCGCGCTGGCGCTCGCGATCGGCCTCGTCCTGGCGGGAGGCGTCTGGACCTGCGCCCGCGCGAGCGAGAAGCCGCCCAAGGTTCTGGTCATCGGCGTGGATGCCGGCGAGTGGGACGTCCTGGGGCCGCTCCTCGACCGGCAGAAGGTGCCGAACTTCGCGAGACTGCGGGACAAGGGGGCCTCGGGGCGGATCCGGTCGCTCGAGCCGCTGACCAAGAGCCCGATCATCTGGGCGAGCATCGCCACGGGCAAGGTGCCGAGCAAGCACGGCATCTCCGACTTCTTCGTGAAGCGCGGGGAGCGCTCGCGGGCCCGCACGGGCGCCGAAGGGGAATCCCCCACCACGTCGAACCTCTGGAAGGCGCGGCCGGTCTGGGACATCCTCGGCTCGCTGGGCAAGAGAGTGGGGGTCGTGGGCTGGTGGACGACGTGGCCCGCGCAGCCGGTGAACGGCTTCGTGATCAGCGACTACGTGCAGTACGACGACGGCTCGTGGCCCTCGCGCGATTCGCGCCGGACCTACCCCGCCGATCTCGACGCGCTCACCAAGCAGCTGCGCCGCTCCCCGGAGAGCGTCTCGTGGGCCGAGCTTTTCCAGTTCGTCCCGGCGTTCGACACCACCAAGGTCACGCCGCGCCAGGAGCAGCTGGTCCACGACCTCAAGTGGATCTATGCCGCCGACATGACCTTCTATCGCGTGGGCCTCGAGCTCTACCGCAAGAACCACCCCGACTTCATGACCGTCTATCTGCGCGGCACCGACGAGGTCTCGCACCGCTACTGGGACATGGACATGCCGGGCACCTTCTCGCCGCCGCTCAGCGACGCCGAATACCAGTGGATGAAGAACCTGATCCCCAACTACTACGTGTTCACCGACCGCCTCATCGGGGGTCTCCTGAAGGAGGCCGATCCCTCGACGAACGTGATCGTCACCTCCGACCACGGCTTCATGGGCGGCGGCAAGGGGGTCATGGCGCACAAGCTGGATGGGATCCTCTTCCTGCAGGGCCCCGGCGTGAAGCCCGGCGTGACGATCTCCGGCGCGACGGTGCTCGACATCACGCCGACCATCCTCGCGCTGTACGGGCTGCCCACCGCGGCCGACATGGACGGACGCCCCATCGAGGACGCGCTGAAGCCCGCGGTCATGAAGCGGATCTCGCGCGAGAAGGGGCTCAAGACCTACGAGACGGCGGCCTCGGCGCGCCGCGAGGGCGAGCAGCCGATCGCCTCGCCGGTGGACCAGGAGCTTCGCGAGCGGCTGCGTTCGCTCGGCTACATCCAGTAG
- a CDS encoding nuclear transport factor 2 family protein, protein MDLRQVVEQSHGALDKFAQGEGQAFKSLCSHRNDITLANPFGPVARGWTQVGEALDYASSRFRDGTVTRIETIAAYETADLATILEIEYWKARVGGGEQVEPFVLRVTTTFRREDDDWKIVHRHADPLATFDPNGPVRQTLR, encoded by the coding sequence GTGGACTTGCGCCAAGTCGTCGAGCAGTCCCACGGGGCGTTGGACAAATTCGCGCAGGGAGAGGGACAAGCCTTCAAGTCGCTCTGCTCGCATCGAAACGACATCACGCTTGCGAATCCATTCGGTCCGGTCGCACGCGGATGGACTCAAGTCGGCGAAGCGCTTGACTACGCCTCATCTCGCTTCAGGGATGGGACCGTGACCCGGATCGAGACCATCGCAGCGTATGAAACCGCCGATCTGGCAACCATCCTGGAGATCGAGTATTGGAAGGCCCGGGTCGGCGGCGGAGAGCAGGTGGAACCCTTTGTTTTGCGCGTGACGACGACGTTTCGTCGCGAAGACGACGACTGGAAAATCGTCCATCGCCACGCCGATCCTCTTGCCACGTTTGATCCCAACGGTCCCGTGCGCCAGACACTTCGTTGA